The following DNA comes from Solanum stenotomum isolate F172 chromosome 11, ASM1918654v1, whole genome shotgun sequence.
AGCTTCTTATCCAGATCTCGAAGAAAAACTTCCCAGTATCCTGAACAACAAAAGTCGACCAATTGACAATGGAGCCAGGAATGATCCAGGGGTATATTATGTTCTCAAACTCCCCGTGGTTTAATTCATTTTCATGCATATTTTTGGTATCTGATTGTATAATATACACTGAGCATCTGTGGAGGTGGACATGCTTGAGAGTCGCTGAATTTCTTGTGGAAACTGGTAGTATCTTGCTACATGTTATGAGTCTAATTTCATTTAACTTGCTTATTAAgaatttcttttcttgtttttattccCGACTTCTCATTATTTTTCCCTTTGGATGTGATATTCATGGACTACTTGTTGGTCTTAAGTCATTACCTACACTAAGCTTCTTGAAATCTTTCCAAACATAGTATTTCCAGTTGGTAAactggaaaataaaaaattgtgatgTAAATGAAACAATATGTACAATGTGAATGCTGTAGTCTTCCTAATCCTTCAAGAaaggaaaatatgaaaaaagttatgCTATCTATACACATTTCCGTTTCACAAATTTGAACTTTGTGATATAGAGGAATCAATTTGCATAGAGAGAATGCTGTTTCCTTCCTAGGATAtagataaaaggaaaaagagaaaatggttgTATCAGTATCTAAGCTTTTACTTCAAAATCTCTAGAAATTCCTAGAGGCAAAAGTGTGGGTATGAACTGGGCTTCTTATTGTCATCTTCCTCCTTGCTGATAGTGGAATATAGAGGCCTTAGATTCTTAGATCATAAGAGTTAACTTGCTGGTCGCTAATAAATGAAGTGCAATCTTGATTCTACATTTCTCTTTCATGTCAAAGGCATGATATCTTGTCAAAACAAATGTCAAACTTGTCTCAGTTTACTTGTTAGATTTCAGGAGGCCATccataatttattataagatTAAGTTATCAAGACAAAGAATTCATGATTGTCCATAGCTGTGTAGGCTGATGTAATTCATATTATGCTCACATTTCTTATGGTCTATGGTTCTATTTATGATGGTTTAAGGTGTTGAATCTCAATACTGTGAATTTGCATTCAGTTTTAGCCAAAAAAAactttaggatttttttttttcgctCCAATGTATGCTCCAATTCAAACCTGTGCAGGTGTGAGAattctctttgattttcttgtggTGTTCAATTTAATCCGAAGTTgcaaatcttcttctttttgtttgaaTATAGGGTGATGTTTATCCTGTGGAATCCAGTGATGAAATCTCAGTTAATCAAATTCTCGATGCCCACTGGGGATATCTGTATGATGGAGATGTAAGGACCCTATCTGCTTCTCAAGATCTATCTTTTTATTTCTGTATCTTCTGTGGAGAAACCTATATTACTCCATATCTGCGTTGAACATATAGTAGTCTGTGAACTACTGAGCCTTCTAATAGATGgaaaacttattttttctttccaaaattgAGAAAGACTGCCGGAAAAACTGTGTACATCCTTTTCTCAAAGTCCATATTCTAAATTCACTTTCCCAAGACAGACCTTTTTGTTAAACCaagtattaattaatcaaaGTGCATTGTTAGATAAGATAAGAACTATACTCTTTATTAATAAAAGTACCTTATGGAGGCCATTCTGCCAATGTGGTTCTCTTTGTTCCCTCTACATGCTGCAAATCTGATGATCATTTTGATACTGCAGTTGTCTGGGATTCGATCACACACATTAAGCATGCTTGTCAACAATGCTCCTGGGGTCCTAAATTTGATAAGTGGTGTTATATCTCGACGAGGGTATAATGTTCAGGTTGCTTTTTCCACTGATTCTTGCTGCTTCCCCTATAATCTCTCCCCCTCTTGATTTTGTCGTCTGAGCTTAATTTCAATGATTATGTTGCAGAGTCTTGCTGTAGGCCCTGCAGAGACAGAGGGGCTTTCACGTATTACCACAGTGGTCCCTGGAACTGATGAAACTATAGGGAAATTGGTCAAGCAATTTAACAAGTTGATAGATGTTCATGAGGTAAATTTACAAGTTGATAGATGTTCATGGGCTAGCTACAAGCTGATTTTGAGATGATTAGGTGCTTGGGGATGAGTTTACCTACCACGAAAACTCAATATAGTTTGTATAAGAGGGGTCCAAACTAGTTTTACTATTTTTTGggatttctttacttttctaaGACGAGGGTCTagcggaaacaacctctctatctcccAAGGTATGGGTAAGGTCTCCGTACACACCAACCTCCtcaaaccccacttgtgggattaaactgggtatattgttgttgttccCTTAAGTTGATCAATTATCTGATAAGCGTTTGCCTTAGTTTTTTAAAGTTCCCACTATATTTCTTAAAGTTGGCGTCTTTTGTGCTCAACCTTCCCAGCAGTGCACTTAGCCTTGTTAATCGTTCAGACTCGTTGCACTTTGCCAACTCTATTGTAGGTTTTCTAAAACTTAAAAGATAGCGAGTACTGCACTTTCACCTTTCCCTTACCATTAAGGTCATAGTTGTTAAAACCACCCTTCTCAATGAGAAAATAAAGCTTGTAGATCGatacaaaattttcatcttGAATGAGAATTTTACCCTCTAAAAAGTTTCACTTTTCTGATATATGTACTAACATCTTGTTCATTGGGGTTGTTAGATCATACATATAATACAGCTGTGCTTGTAATTTAGGTTCAAGATATAACTCATTTACCATTTGCTGAGCGGGAGCTAATGCTCATTAAAGTAGCCGCCAATGCAGCAGCAAGGAGGGATGTCCTTGATATTGCCAGTATTTTCCGTGCTAAACCTGTTGATGTGTCTGATCATACAGTAACATTGGAggtgattttttatttacttttgtcAAGTATAATTGGAGGtgaaaattagaagaaactctttttttctttctttctgtgTTCAGCTCTTTTTGTTGTTACTTGTTGTATACTGGTATGCTTGCATATTGTAGAAGAtagctttcttatttttgaTTGCGTTAGACCTTTATTTACATGTTCGCTCTAGCGATTTGTTCCTTCAGCCAATCATTAATTCACACATGTTATTGCCATACTATTAACATACTTGGCCAGTGGCGTGGGGAGTAAGCAGGATTTTGCTCAAGCAGTGTGGGTTATTGTCACAATACCGCTTTTAAATGGGTTTAAGTTTGGGAGTTTTGTAGTTTAAGGCTTTACTTCTGGTCTATGATagttgtttttgtatttttccaaGCGGTGTCAATTTATTGTgggtgtgtgtgtatatatatatatgtatatattcatATTGCTTTGGTAAAAGGTATTATTTACACACATTCAAAAGAAAGTTCTTTGGGAAACGATGTTGGATTACACCCCTTACTAACCGCTGTACCTGACTGAATATATCTGAATTTTCCTTCTCACGGGAAACCTTATCATAAATGAAAAGGACTGCTCATGTATACTTGTGCCATGTCTTCCCCAGATCCCCCATTGACTTCTCGTTGATTGCATGTACATTTTGCAGTTGACTGGAGACTTCAACAAGCTGTTGGCATTGCAAAGATTACTGGAGCCTTATGGCATTTGTGAGGTTTGTTTTCCCAAACTGAATTTTGGCTTGTCAACTCGTATAGGCTGGCATCTTGAAAGTGTTATATCCTGCATTTTGTCAACACATATAGGTTGACATGGTGAAGTGTGTGCATTTAAAAGCTCCAATAATATTGTTGTGCTTCTCTTATTCTAGTGACACATGTGTTTCTATAATTGTAGTAGTTCTTATCGATGTGATAGTTTTGTCATTTTAGTCCACGTTGTCATTCTTTTGGTGTAGGTGGCTCGTACAGGGCGGGTAGCATTGGTACGAGAATCTGGTGTGGACTCGACATACCTCCGGGGTTATGCTCTTCCTCAATAGTGTTAGTTAAACTCTTCAAGTGCATTTTAAtatatcggaaacaacctctctacctacACTGGTAGGTCCGTAGAGTAAGGCTGCATACACATCACCCTCCCCATATATcctacttgtgggattacactgcgTATGTTGTTGTCGAGTTTCTTTCTTGCTGACCTTTTCTGGTCTGAGAAATGAGGAGTTCATTTGTGTACTATTCCTAGTGGGAGTGTACTTGTACTATTTAGGCATTCACAGGATTTTAACTGTAAGAACTCCAAACTGTGGAGTAGAACCAATGAAGTTGAGTAATGTTGTAAACTAATTATGTGGAGTGTATTAGCTGGAGGTTATTATATTAATACATAAGTTTAAGTTATATGCACTGACAATGTATGGTCTTTTTACTTTATCCAGTTAAGTTGTTTTCATCACAATAAGTAATGCCTCTTTTATATTGTCAACAAATCATCTGTCTTTTTCTCAATATATTAGAGTGAATGAATACAAGTGATACAAGAGCAAGAGAGGTTGAAATATAGAAAACACCCCTTTCTTGTGTCGAAGACTGTGCAAAGTAGCGCGCGTGTAAAAATTGATTCCAAGTGAAAACTCAATTAGTTGACATATTGTTCTAAACTTACATGCAACAAAGGATGTGGACTTCCTACTGCTTCCGTCGTTTGTCATAGTTTAACTTGGTACATACGTTTTGTTATAACatgaaagttttaaaatttatgatcttaaatataTCGTACATATATATGGCTATAAAGTTTTGGCATGTAATCCTTTTTTGGAACGACTAATAAGTAAATAGTGTCAAACAAAGACGAAGGACGGGAGGAGGGATGTATATTTTGCTTACAAAATCCCAAAAACTAACCAACAATACACCAAGAAGTTGGGTAAGAAGCAATAATAGGTAATAAGAGATGGGGCTTCAACTCAAACAACATAATCTTATCATAATAAGAGGTTGTTAGTTGTTACATGATCTTCGaatccaataaaataaaagagtgTTTTCTCTTGATCATACATAAGCaaatatataagtgattttGGAGAGATCAAACTCTCTGTATAAACTATTCCTTGCCTAAGTGCACGACATTGAGGCACTAACTTAAATGAATCTCTAGATGTCCAGAAACATGATCATCATAATCAATGGAGTGTAGCAGCACTTCACTATCCGCATACCTATAAATTGGCATGGCTGGTTGACGATAGAAAGGACTAGCTACTACTGAAAATGATATTGTCCAAGATTCACTGACACCATACTCTTTCATTACCCACAACTTGAATTTGCCTCTAGGAAAACATAATATGAATGATAAAAGCAAAGCATTCCCTCCAATATTGAAACACCACGGTTATCAATCTCCGAGTCTGGTATATTCCACATTTCCTCTAGCAACAGTATCTCTCTATATACCTCATTTGAAATACTAAATGAAAACGATAATATAATAGAGTGACAAACCAACCCATTGAAATGATCCATGAACAAATGCCAAAAAATCCATACAAAAACCAAGAAATTTAAACATACGACGAAAACCAACAAGATATTTCAGAGTATATTTTCCTTTTAGCGTAAGAATTTCAACGTTAAATGCAAACTTCGCGTTCAGGTCAACAACAAGAATCTGCGTATATTCTACTCTCTTCAGACCTCACTTATGAAATTTCAcgggtatattgttgttgtaatgttGTTGTGGTGGTGATTGCGTTTAATTAGCTATCATAACCTAGTGGAAGGACAACAAAATCTGAAGTCTTTGTagaaacaaaatcaaattccAAAGGGGcatacttttttcttctttattttcctaTTATGACTAGGATCAATATGTTTAAATGACACTTTTCAtccttacttaacaataaatttaaagaaatgacAATGACCACAATTGATCTGGTGTGATCACATTGTTAGAATCGATTTATATAACAATTAATTTGGGTAAGGCTTAATCTCAATATTAAGGTAACGATGCGATCACACTAGATCAATTGTTACATAAAATCATACTTTTCATCATTACTTATCAATGAATTTAAATGATAGgatacataaaatttaaataaaactacaatacaatacaacatgTAACAACCCTCCAAACAAGGTGTAAGTCACAACTCAAACAAATGTATCAATACATTTTTTAATACTACATACGTATATTTTGATActatatacatgtatttttttctatcaaatacttcaatttttcttctctctcCTCCGCTCTCTTTATGCACAGATACACTaataaatatattcatatattttttttatactagatacatgtatctttaTTAAAATATGTACAGAGTAAATTACTAAATGTgccaaatatatgtatttagcAAAGAAAAAGTGATAAAGAAGGAAGCTTTCAAAACTAAATAGGATCTAAATTAATGAAACAAACGATGTCGTTTCTGactctttcttttaaaaaaaagtattgaaattattaaagaaaaatcctgaaagataaaaaaaaatgaaaaaggaaaattcTGGGTCTCCAGATCCCCACTGTCCCCCATCGGTCGCCGTTGCCGGTCATCGGAGTTAATCACGACAGAAAATGTAAATTCCGTTCTTCTCTCTCTACAATTTACACTTTTTTTAGAGAGATAAAGCATCATATATGCAaatttggattttaaaaaatcatcagAAGTTAAGCTGTTGAAATTACCTATTCAAATGCTTTTGTGAGTGaacagtttttaaaaaaaaatttctgttatataaattttttgtgttttttttacaGTGTTGAGCTCGGTTTTTGTGCAAAATGGTGATAAAATGTGGAACTGAAAGTGAAAAGGAGATCAGCTTTAGATGTGTTCAGTGTGGATTCTCAGTTACAACTCTTTACATACAGTACTCTCCTGGCAATATCCGTCTCATGAAATGCgtattttttctttccttgCCTTATAATTTCATGAACAGCATATAGATCTTTCTcgttctgtttcaatttgtttgtatgGTTTTGACTCGATACATTTGAATCATGTTAGTTTTAGGGGCGTTTGGGCATGAAAATCGTGAGTATTcgaaaaaagtagtttttaactTCAAGGTGAAAAGTGATATGTGAAACTAAAGATACataaaatgtaccaaaatgttctttaatcttGTAGTTTTAAACATTTCATgtggaaagttagaattaaagagttatCAAAAACAGAAagagtttttctttttgaaacagtCAGGAAAGTAAGACGAACAGTTTGAAATGAatggagtattatttttctgGGATCGAGCTGCTGGCAGCGGCGGAGGTGGATCTAGGATTGGTTGTTTATGGGTTCTTACAATGATTTCAAGTTAATATACAATTATAAtggttcatagtcaaaatatttttagatattcGGTGTGAATATTTCAATATATAGAGTTTGAGCAAAAGCTAATGGGTTCCGTGAACCTGCATGAACCATGCTGGACCTGTTCCTGCCTGTAGGAATTTATATCCAATATACAGACCATATATACTAGTGCTTTTTGTAACATTGATTTGGATGCTTAACTTTATGCAGGGAAATTGCAAAGCAGTTGCTGATGAGTACATTGAATGTGAACTTATGGTAATTgatacaaaaaatgaatttgaaaagaaaaagggagAGATAGAACACAAGTTATACGTATAGACTTCATTCTTGGTTTAGTTCCTAATTGTTTGTTTGGAATGTAGATATTGGTCATTGACTTGATTTTGCATAAAATTAAAGCCTACAGACACTTGTTCTACAATAGGTTCTCGAGAGAGACTTTGCATAATGAGGTATCTAATTCTGTATTTCTAATTCATTATTTGTTGTGTATATGTAGACATTGCATTACAAACCCACTGTGTTCTCTTTTTCTCGTTTgattgttttttgttcttttatgcAGGTCTTGTTATGGAAATTATCTTTGGGTTTCCTGATTTTAGATGCTTGTATCCTTCTAGTCTCCAGTTTATATGTACCAATATCAAGTGTTTATCTATATTTTGTGTATTTCGAcatttttacaaattattatagataccttttcttttgaaaaggCTAAGTATTATTGATATAGCACAAAGATTGTGTTCGAGTACACCAAAAGTTCAAAACACAAGAAAAACGGAAACCCTCTATTGCAAGCTATCTACAGACTGCAATAAGGTTTCTACTTCATTTACAAAATCCATCCTGATCCAACTAGATAACAAAGATATAGATGGACAGATTTGATCTTCAGAGTATTGTTAGCCTGACCTTCAAAAActcttttgttcttttccttCCATATATAGAAAGTTACTCTTTCTTCATGGACCAGATATTGCAATATGTAATCCTTTAGTATTGCATTGGTAGCATACCTATTGATGGTTTAGTTTACCCCTCTTGTTAGGTTGTGACCATATGATAATTTAAAGAATTAACTATTTCTTGtaagtttctctaaccaactaTTTGTAATTACACATCAGatgtataaattttaattcTAAAGTCTTTCTCCTTGACATGACGtttgtttattttcaattataagtGTGTttatcttttctcttcttgtgagtgtgtgatttTAATCTCGGGACAATGTATTTAATCTACTGAGCTTTATTGAACTGAAAGAATCGAATTCCAGTTCAGTGGAAGAGAATTCAATGGCAGCCCTCTGTCCCTAAAGAGGGCAGCCTTTAAGCATGCATTGTTTAATGGCCTTAACTTGAAAAGACCAAATGTTGGCGGTATGCACAACTCAAGATGAGAGGAGTTTGCCTGCAAGCTTTGCCTCATTTCTGGGGCTTTGTGGAAAGGTATGCACCTTGAAATTTGTATTAGTTCTATTTCAGTGCCTATCCGTTCCCCCTGTCAATCTAGATCTTTGCTGTAAGCTTAAAGTGGTGGTTGCTGTTGTTAGGTGCTCATGGGCGTCTTCTTTGGGAATCTCGTGTTCCTTGGCATAATTCTATTTGGCACAAGGAAGTTTCTGAATGCAAAAATAGGAGATTCAAGGTAAAGCTTTCCTTCATCTTGCAGTTTAGTAGTTCagtttatatttgttttgatgtTTAATACTCTCTTTCGCTAAATAAATgttccttttctctttttggaCGTTCGAAAATGTTTGACACCATTTCCCTTGCATATTATTCTACATGACGTACTAGACAAAACTTCCTGTTGGGTATGATTTAACCATTCTATGAGCAACGTGCTGAACCTCTATATATTTTACAATCTATGTGAGTTGCTGATTAAAAGCCATTTCAAGTATAACAATTTTGTTAGCCCTGCAGACAAGGATTGCCTAAGGTTTCTACGGAGCTGATGAATATAACAtgttaccaatttcaaaaaaaggtTTTTACGGAGCTTTAGAGTTTCTAGTGTCACTTGAGTTTTTCTAAACCTATCTAAGACTGGAATTCACTCTTTCTTACTGAGTAGAGAATTGATAATCCTATCTTTCTTTTATTTCGGGTTGGCTCGCACAGTTGGAGTCACTAAGGATCAATGATTACCTCtaataatttaattgaaaaagaaacatCTCATGTGAGAAGAGGTTTTAGTCTAAATGATTTCCTCAGACATCGAGTTAGCATAAACATTTTTGGAGTTGAAGTTGATTATGATTATTGTGTACTTGGCAACAGGTGTAAGCATATATTGCTTTCGATCCTCGTTTCGAGTTACTTCAAGATTTTTGTTATTGCCATGATGGTATGTTCCTTGCTGTCATTTGTCCATAGTGGATCAATTACTTAGAAAACTTTCTTGTTTCACAGTAATACTTTTCTActaatgttttatttatttacaggTGTGGGAATTTCCCTCTTCAGTTGTTTTCATCATTAAAATGTTTGTCTTGTCATCTAATGCACTGGCATTACTGGGTAAGAAGTTCTTTTCGaagttaatttgaaatttgaagtatgTGCACTAGACAATTTGTCAGCTTATGAAATTCGCCTGACAGTGGATTTAACCTTTTGCCATGAGAGCTTTCTGTTTCCATCTCCAATGTGAAAACTTAGGTCATTCAAGTTTaatccatattaaaaatggttgTTCTACTCATCCTCTGCACTCTCTTGGTgctattctttaatataatatgcATCAGGGTTGCGGATTAGTGAGTAGGCTCAGGCATTAACTTTTCGAGGCCAAAGCTAATTTGTCCACATTTTGAAAGTTTGGTGTGCCAGGTCTGCCCGCTAGTTTAGACATTCAGTTGCCTGCTGGTGTAACTTTTCTTTGATCTAGTTAAATGTCATTGGTTGTGTCCCTTTGGAAGGCTTAAAGATGAAAATGTATGCTTTGTGACTTTGGGTGTGAAGGTATTAGTTGGTAGGATTCATCATCAGAGCCTAGAGGTGTCGATGTTTTATCCTTCCTCTCAGGAGTTGGATTGATATAAAAACTAACATTGGCATCTTAGAGGTAGAATTCCATGTTTTTCTAAGAATTTAGAGGTTTTGATCAGTATAACAAAGATTAGCAGAGTGGGTTACAGTGAGCCTTGACGGGACATAAAGTACAACCATGCACATGGATATAGTACGGTGTGGATTGTTGAAGATGAAGGGGGGAAAATAAGGAACCAGAATGTGGTGAATATGGGTTTGAATATTGACGAGGAGTTAAATTGCTGTCTCAGTGCCAAACATGTGGTCATCCAAAGATAAATAATGTTAGCACTGCCGTAactgttgagttaggttgatGCCTATTCAGATATTgaacattttgaattatatgAATAGAGTTGTTATCTGTTGGTTGATCCCTAGATATCACTAATATTCCTATAGCATTTAATGGGTCATATCTTGGTTTTAATAGTTGCTTCTTGGTGTAGTCTACCTTATTTTTTTCCTGCTTCTGAATCCTCCTCATGTCCCGAAAGTGCCAATTGTTgccacccaaaaaaaaagaaagcattCTGCCCCCATAGAAGCTTTATATATACACCCTATGGCggaattttttttagctttcgATTGGGGTTTCAAGGGCTTGAGAAAAGACACTCTTCCGGAGGAACTCTCTCTTCTAATAGGTATAGTTTTTCAACTGTTGGGCGGACAAGTAGAAAGAAATTCTAGTACATCAAGCTTCCCATGGTAATGTAAAAATAGAATCAGATCAAATACTTGCCTTGCAAACAAGAAGCAAAAACATGCTATCAGACTTCTCCATGCATTGCTCTGGACTTTTTATCAGAAGACTTTGTATTTTGTGTTCGATGCCATACTTTATCGTACTGCCTGATGCTTCTTTACTTTGTTCATCACTTCATCTTGTTATTTTGTTGTCATTATTTCTTATCTTTCAATCCTGCTTTGATTAAACTTCttttgagctgagggtctattTGAGACAACCTCTCTATCTACCTTACCCTCTCCAGAGCCCACTTGTGGGATCACACtgtatatgttgttgttgacatACTTTACCCGATTGTGAACCAGTAATCACAGATGCGGTCATGATTCGATGCATATGGATCTGCTTTGCTGCACATGCCATGAAATTCCTTGTTACTCAAGGTCTAGGAACATATCAAAAGCTAGTTCTTTGGTAGTCATTCAGCAGAGTTCATAAATCCATACTCTTTTAATGGTTGCATCTTGGCATTGGCTTGAGAGTAACTTCAAACCTCCAAACGGTTCAGGTAATGCAACAGAGGTTACTTAAATCACGTCCTCTACGTTGATCTTCAACAACTTTTGAATCTAATATATTGTCGTTGATATGTTGGTTTTAGGCTGAAGATCTCATCCTGTGTTGCTTCAGAACCGTCTGATTAGAATTGGGTATCCTGAAAGCTCCTCATTTCTTTTTGTCTTTGACATTTCCTACCCGTCCTTTATCCAACGTACTAGAATAAGCAAGGTGGTGTGTTCTCAGATAGGAAAATTTGACTCTGGTGATCGCGGAGATGCCTACGATCAAACATGGAGATATGGGCACTGGTACTCTTACTATGATAACACtagttgttctattttttcatgttttcaaTAGAGATATATTTATGTTCTCTGTATAACAGTCCATTTTATAATGTAGGTTAACTCCAAGTC
Coding sequences within:
- the LOC125845433 gene encoding protein ARV 2, with product MVIKCGTESEKEISFRCVQCGFSVTTLYIQYSPGNIRLMKCGNCKAVADEYIECELMILVIDLILHKIKAYRHLFYNRFSRETLHNEVLLWKLSLGFLILDAYQMLAVCTTQDERSLPASFASFLGLCGKVLMGVFFGNLVFLGIILFGTRKFLNAKIGDSRCKHILLSILVSSYFKIFVIAMMVWEFPSSVVFIIKMFVLSSNALALLVITDAVMIRCIWICFAAHAMKFLVTQGLGTYQKLVLW